GGCGATCGGACCGGGCTTCGATCTTTCAAAACTCGCCGGCGACGGCCGGATCGCCACCGGCGATGTGAAGGCGGTACCATCAGGCAAATACGCCAGGGCGGCGCTGGAGAAACTCGGCGCCTGGCAGGCGGCGGAACCGAAATTCGCGATGGCCGAGAACGTGCGCGCCGCGCTGACGCTGGTGGCGCGCGGCGAAGCGCCGCTCGGCATCGTCTATGCGACCGACGCCAAAGTCGAACCCGGCGTCAAGATCGTCGGCGCCTTTCCGGCGGATTCCCACCCCGCCATCATCTATCCCGTGGCCGCGACGGCGACCGCCAGGCCGCAAGCCGCCGAATACCTCGCCTTTCTGCGCTCGCCGGCGGCCAAGGCCATCTTCGAGAAATACGGCTTCTCGTTCCTGATCCGACCGACTTCCTGATGTTCGACCTCTCGCCCACCGAATGGACGGCGATCCAGCTTTCGCTGCGGGTCGCCGCGGTCGCGACGCTGGTGGCGACGCCGCTCGGCATCGCGCTGGCGTGGCTGCTGGCGCGGCGCGACTTCTGGGGCAAGTCGCTGGTCGACGCGGCGATCCATCTGCCGCTGGTGCTGCCGCCGGTCGTGACCGGCTATCTGCTGCTGCTGACCTTCGGCCGGCGCGGCCTGGTCGGCGCGTGGCTCGCCGATCATCTCGGCATCGTGTTCGCGTTCCGCTGGACCGGGGCGGCATTGGCCTGCGGCATCATGGCGTTTCCGCTGCTGGTGCGGCCGATCCGGCTGTCGATCGAGGCGGTCGACCGCAAGCTCGAGCAGGCGGCGGGCACGCTGGGCGCCGCACCCTGGCGCGTGTTCCTGACCATCACGCTGCCGCTGGCGCTGCCGGGCGTGCTGGCCGGCATGGTGCTGGGCTTTGCCAAGGCGCTCGGCGAGTTCGGCGCGACCATCACCTTCGTGTCGAATATTCCCGGCGAGACCCAGACCATCTCGTCGGCGATCTATTCGCTGATCCAGACGCCGGACGGCGACGCCGCGGCGCTGCGGCTGGTGGCGGTATCCATCGTCATCGCGCTGGCCGCGCTGGTCGCCTCCGAATGGTTCGCGCGGCGCGCCACAAAACGCCTGCACGGGAATTGACCATGCTGCGCGTCGACGTCGCAAAACAACTCGGCGAGTTCTCGATCGAAGCTTCGTTCGCCAGCGAAGGCCGGGTCACCGGATTGTTCGGCGCCTCCGGCGCCGGCAAGACCTCGCTGATCAACATCATCGCCGGATTGCTGCGGCCCGATCGCGGCGTCATCGCCGTCGACGGCGAGACGCTCGACGACACCGCTCGCCATGTCCATGTCCCGGCGCATCGCCGCCGCATCGGCTACGTGTTCCAGGATGCGCGGCTGTTTCCGCATCTCGATATCAGGCAAAATCTCGACTACGGCCGGCGGATGAACCGGCTGGCCGACGATGCCGCGCAGCGCACGCGCGTCACCGACCTGCTCGATATCGGCGGCCTGCTCGACCGCCGTCCAGGCCAGCTCTCCGGCGGCGAACGCCAGCGCGTCGCTCTGGGGCGGGCGCTATTGGCGCAGCCGAGATTGCTGCTGCTCGATGAGCCGCTCGGCTCGCTCGACGAAGAACGCAAGGTGGAGATCCTGCCCTATCTGGTGCGCCTGCGCGACGAGGCCAATGTGCCGATGGTCTATGTCAGCCACGACGCCGCCGAAATGCGCCGGCTGGCGACGCAGGTCGTGATGCTCAGGCGCGGCCGGGTGGTCGCGTTCGGCGGACCAGAGGTGTTGCCATCGGCCGCCTCAAACCCCGGCTAGCTAGTCCGGCAAGGTCTCGCCGGAGCCGCCGAGTTCGGCGGGCAGATCCTTGAACTTCGGCAGCCCGTCCTTCACGGAAACCATCTTGCTCCCGTAATTGGCGTGCAGCGTCGGCTGATGCGCAAAGCCCTGCAGCAGATTGGCATAGACGTCGATCAGCCGCAGGCGCGGATGCTCCGTCATGACATGTCCGCCGCAGACCTTGCAGAACTTGCGGTAGGAATTCTCGGTCTTGTGGAAGGTACCGATATCGGCCTCGCCTTTGGTGATCCGCACGCTGCTCGAAGGCCACAGGCTGAAGGCGTTGATCGGCGCGGCAGACCAGGCCTGGCAGTCGCGGCAATGACAATAGCCCGCGAACGTCGGCTTGCCCGTCACCTCGATCTCGACCGCGCCGCAAAAGCAACCAGCCTTGTGGACGGCGGCAACCGGCTTCTCTTTCGCGCCGGGAGCCAGCAGATCGCTGTATTCGGGATGCTTGTCGATATAGGAGCGGATGAAATCGCATTCGACGGTGAGTTTCCGCCCCTGCGCCCGCACCGCGTCCAGGGTCGCGCGTCCGAGCTTCGAGCCAATTCCCCGCCCGCCCAGTTCCGGCGGCACCTCGGTATGAACCAGGGTGATGGCGCCGGGCGATTTGCGATAGGTGACAAAGGCGATGTGGCCCTCGACGTCGAGTTCGAAGCGCTGGCGACCCTCATTGTCGTGGAAATTCCCGGCCATGCGTCCTCCTAGCCCCGGCATTTGAAGCCATTGATTATTATAGCAACGGAAGAGGTGCGGTTGCATCGAATTGCGAAAAATTGCAGGAATCACGTACCTGCTTTCGGGCAGGCTCGAGCCTCTCCGCTGGTCCTTCTGAAAGTCACCCAGGAAATGCCGGTTCAGATCACCTACCGCATGGCCCGCCCCGACGACAGCGGCGAGCTCGCGCGCTACATGTGCATCGCCGGCGGCGGCCTCTACGAATTCCTGTTCGACGAACTGATCCCGTTCGTGACGGCAGTGGATATGTTGTCGGCCGGCATCGGCAGCGAACGCTATCCCGTCTCATACCGCAATTGCTGCATTGCATCCCTCGGCGACGACGGCGCGATCATCGGCGCCGCCAATGTCTTTCCCGCCGACATGCTGAAGGATGACAATTATGTGTTGCTTGGCTCCGAGCGCCATGACCACGTCCGGCCGATGCTGGAACTGCAGGATTGGGGCAGCATGTTCCTGAACAGCCTGGCCGTCAGCGACGCACATCGCGGTTCAGGCATCGGGGCAAGATTGCTCGATTGGGCCGAAACCCGCACGGCGGAAGCCGGTTACGACCGCCTGAGCCTGCACGTATGGGCCGATAATTCGCCCGCATTGAAATTCTACAAGCTGAGGGGCTTCGTCGAGGTCGCCGTCGCCGCGATTCCGCCGCATCCGAGGCTCCCGCACCATGGCGGCAGCATCCTGATGCATAAGGCGATGCCGTCGGCGGCATGACCGCCGCCTGTTCTTATCGATAGCTGCGGGGGCTATGCCGCGCGGCCCGACCTCAGCAGCAGCAGCACGCCGAAGGCCGAAACCGAGGCGAGCGCGCAGACCCAGAGCGCGCCGGTGCCGATATGCTCCACCATCAGGCCAACCGCGAGCGGCGCAAGCGCGCCGGTGGCGCGCGCCGGAAGCGAGAGCAGCCCGACCCGGCGGCCGAAACCTTGCGGCCCGAACAGCGCCAGCGGCAGGGTGCCGCGCGCGATCGTGAGGATGCCGTTGCCGGCGCCGTAGAATGCCGCAAAGACCGGCGCCAGCAGCGGCCCGCCGAGGGCAAGCGCGATGACGCCAACCGGGGTCGTCAGCGTCGCGAGTCGCGCCGAAACCAGCGGGTGATAGCGCGCGAGCCAGCCTGCCTCGACCAGGCGCGCGGCGACCTGTGCAGGCCCGACCAGCGTGCCTGCGAACAATGCCGCCGCCGGCGTCGCGCCGAATTGCACCAGCATGGTCGGCAGCACCGCCGAGAGCCCCGAACTGACGAAGCCGGTCGCCGCGAACACGTAGGCCAACGCGGTCATCGTGAAGGCCTCGCTGCGCTTGGTCACCCCCGGACCTTCTTCCGCAGCCGTGACCGGCTGCAGGGGACCGACGCGCGGCAGAATGAAATTGAGCGGCAGCGCAAGCACGAGATGAATCAGCGCCCACACCTGACAGGTGGCGCGCCAGCCAAGCTCGACGTCGAGCCATGTCGTCAGCGGCCAGCCGACGGTGCTGGCAAAGCCCGCGATCAGCGTGATGCCCGTGATCGGCCGGCGCGCGGCGGTTCCGTAGATCCGG
The sequence above is drawn from the Bradyrhizobium sediminis genome and encodes:
- the modA gene encoding molybdate ABC transporter substrate-binding protein produces the protein MRRLAGLLAAFALLCGAAPVLAQDESLTVFAAASMKNALDEVDAAYTARSGIRIVASYAASSALAKQIEQGAPADVFVSADTDWMDYAIAKKTINEPTRVNLLGNSIVLIAPKESKLDKVAIGPGFDLSKLAGDGRIATGDVKAVPSGKYARAALEKLGAWQAAEPKFAMAENVRAALTLVARGEAPLGIVYATDAKVEPGVKIVGAFPADSHPAIIYPVAATATARPQAAEYLAFLRSPAAKAIFEKYGFSFLIRPTS
- the modB gene encoding molybdate ABC transporter permease subunit, encoding MFDLSPTEWTAIQLSLRVAAVATLVATPLGIALAWLLARRDFWGKSLVDAAIHLPLVLPPVVTGYLLLLTFGRRGLVGAWLADHLGIVFAFRWTGAALACGIMAFPLLVRPIRLSIEAVDRKLEQAAGTLGAAPWRVFLTITLPLALPGVLAGMVLGFAKALGEFGATITFVSNIPGETQTISSAIYSLIQTPDGDAAALRLVAVSIVIALAALVASEWFARRATKRLHGN
- the modC gene encoding molybdenum ABC transporter ATP-binding protein, giving the protein MLRVDVAKQLGEFSIEASFASEGRVTGLFGASGAGKTSLINIIAGLLRPDRGVIAVDGETLDDTARHVHVPAHRRRIGYVFQDARLFPHLDIRQNLDYGRRMNRLADDAAQRTRVTDLLDIGGLLDRRPGQLSGGERQRVALGRALLAQPRLLLLDEPLGSLDEERKVEILPYLVRLRDEANVPMVYVSHDAAEMRRLATQVVMLRRGRVVAFGGPEVLPSAASNPG
- a CDS encoding N-acetyltransferase, whose protein sequence is MAGNFHDNEGRQRFELDVEGHIAFVTYRKSPGAITLVHTEVPPELGGRGIGSKLGRATLDAVRAQGRKLTVECDFIRSYIDKHPEYSDLLAPGAKEKPVAAVHKAGCFCGAVEIEVTGKPTFAGYCHCRDCQAWSAAPINAFSLWPSSSVRITKGEADIGTFHKTENSYRKFCKVCGGHVMTEHPRLRLIDVYANLLQGFAHQPTLHANYGSKMVSVKDGLPKFKDLPAELGGSGETLPD
- a CDS encoding GNAT family N-acetyltransferase; translation: MPVQITYRMARPDDSGELARYMCIAGGGLYEFLFDELIPFVTAVDMLSAGIGSERYPVSYRNCCIASLGDDGAIIGAANVFPADMLKDDNYVLLGSERHDHVRPMLELQDWGSMFLNSLAVSDAHRGSGIGARLLDWAETRTAEAGYDRLSLHVWADNSPALKFYKLRGFVEVAVAAIPPHPRLPHHGGSILMHKAMPSAA
- a CDS encoding MFS transporter is translated as MKDASTGHAGPSGSLPVILALGTTQTIAWASSYYLPAILAAPIARDLGLVPTFVFGALSGALVIAGLLGPRVGHAIDTFGGRGLLAISNGILAAGLLLLSFAGGAYGLIAAWVVIGVGMGMGLYEAAFASLTRIYGTAARRPITGITLIAGFASTVGWPLTTWLDVELGWRATCQVWALIHLVLALPLNFILPRVGPLQPVTAAEEGPGVTKRSEAFTMTALAYVFAATGFVSSGLSAVLPTMLVQFGATPAAALFAGTLVGPAQVAARLVEAGWLARYHPLVSARLATLTTPVGVIALALGGPLLAPVFAAFYGAGNGILTIARGTLPLALFGPQGFGRRVGLLSLPARATGALAPLAVGLMVEHIGTGALWVCALASVSAFGVLLLLRSGRAA